The Polyodon spathula isolate WHYD16114869_AA chromosome 23, ASM1765450v1, whole genome shotgun sequence genome has a window encoding:
- the LOC121298025 gene encoding chromodomain-helicase-DNA-binding protein 6-like isoform X3: MITQMASSKVLKHTPAAAAVSTAGDQNAQSPFPCSQTSLQEQPRASGPSNHCMVHAKPGLGQDPAPSVNGIEDDGGGSRVKKKRKKKEEKEPGGGAAAKGTSQKEPKPKKKRELKEEGKEQKKDKQPKEAKKGKELKQQKEPKKTRKPRETKGPKEKRTAAATSPKSRGRKPSKDQGQTPVEKKKKGKRKSETPADSLDSDENVSLTLQIPSAEETTDSTDGQKRRSGRQVKRRKYNEDLDFKVVDDDGETIAVLGTGRVPALPSSTLAWQSEEPPEDEANIIERILSARWVNNETSPGEPTLQAEEFYVKYRNFSYLHCKWATLEELEKDPRISQKIKRFRNKQAQMKHIFTEPDEDLFNPDYIEVDRVLEVAHTKDTETGEGVTHYLVKWCSLSYEESTWELQEDVDPGKIKEFEDIQKIPAVKHMERPAADTWQKLERSRDYRNANELREYQLEGMNWLLFNWYNRKNCILADEMGLGKTIQSITFLYEIFLLGIRGPFLIIAPLSTITNWEREFRTWTEMNAIVYHGSQISRQMIQQYEMLYKDEQANPIPGLFKFHGVITTFEMILADCPELKKIHWRCVVIDEAHRLKNRNCKLLEGLKLMNLEHKVLLTGTPLQNSVEELFSLLNFLEPMQFPSENTFLEEFGDLKTEEQVKKLQALLKPMMLRRLKDDVEKNLAPKEETIIEVELTNIQKKYYRAILEKNFTFLAKGANQHNMPNLINTMMELRKCCNHPYLITGAEEKILEDFRKNHSPEAWDFQLQAMIQAAGKLVLINKLLPKLIAGGHKVLIFSQMVRCLDILEDYLIQRRYTYERIDGRVRGNLRQAAIDRFCKVDSDRFVFLLCTRAGGLGINLTAADTCIIFDSDWNPQNDLQAQARCHRIGQSKAVKVYRLITRNSYEREMFDKASLKLGLDKAVLQDINKKGSTNGVQQLSKMEVEDLLRKGAYGALMDEEDEGSKFCEEDIDQILQRRTRTITIQTEGKGSTFAKASFVSSGNRTDISLDDPNFWQKWAKIAELELDSKDEKVSLVIDTPRVRKQTRHYNSFEDDELMEFSELESDSEDRPSRTRRLNERNRRYMRAECFRVEKNLLIFGWGRWKDILTHGRFKWHLVEKDMELICRALLVYCVKHYKGDEKIKSFIWDLITPTKDGHSQDLQNHSGLSAPVPRGRKGKKLKNPLSLPETKSADWLLSCNPEILLHDDSYKKHLKQHCNRVLLRVRMLYYLKAEVLGEAAVKSLEGIPSRDLDVLLPDIDYLEIPAEWWDGDADKSLLIGVHKHGYERYHAMRTDPKLCFLERVGMPDEVEQGVADVLSERSDTSKEDDLVNKEAVECDKDLAEEEAVVCNEAEDKVENVTAAPDCSDQDRPVWPVPSSLTARLRRLITAYQRFNRKELIRSEFLVPDGHGTWHLSEEMRRRVVEPDPLFLELQNRWTRREQADFYRTVSSFGVVFDPEKKCFDWTQFRMFARLERKTDQSLERYFHSFVAMCRCSCRLPPRKDEGPLDQPVYVEPITEERAARTLYRMELLRKVREQVLRHPELASRLQLCQPSLYLPVWWECGKHDRDLLIGAAKHGLSRTDYYILNDPQLYFLEAHRNYVQKEKQRHPGHALARCCLYDANVSQCASPFPYPGTHHAMEAAGSIMDPCVGEVGPGSKDVFMEDSMSLASLHHDETLGAGNALHGKALKDSSNAFPFNTDTGGQSMLNTYSVQADAQAVAGKLHVDSLGNEQNHCEADLMAPSGSLDEMQTQWDSTEHSNAADIFNESGAILGAQTLESEFLDSAQPAEERAESSLPDCMTMPSLNSQGNSMELLPSSFMLFKEITGPVNVQDEPEVPGICVDPCATDYVPSVTVTDLKMNHDCEDHVQENISEPVEKLSDSDVTQSAPSLCDGSESVNLEFDKDYLSHDDQSNVEEPEEGQREAGQGCVCDVGDENTLSSQTYEGADQASPAFSVLEAPPASSGSESVGELRAGEYSEDQHFTDNKPIKSEAGAGLIAPRQEEMGLFALNDEKPQPTAVPVESCEDDASAHAACFEIQEGLLQDIREPTIAQLLQEKALYSFSEWPKDRVIINRIDNICHAILKGKWPSSSQQFDSPSSVSAQSCANSIAHRNNVLSARVPATQSLSFSIGAGVPQLAKDGLVGMSFMRDPRRSRRGFEFESEATSKQGRMEKIPVVLNGWQEAAMDLSKAGDLSAGSSPKLASAGPRQSSLGLDMAGILQAGLIHPVTGQIVNGNLRRDDAVLRRRRGRRKNVEGVDLRFAKNRSLQSQEQNGQEGPGLPCSGPVPSDRRNPATQTQETQSVVMEREVANKSLLEWLRQNPNYTMEMPAFSHNVGILHGFAERPKQRRHRCKDPSKLDVNSLTGEERVPVVHKGTGRRLGGAMAPAIKELSRWLDANAEYAVTSDWAEIVKHSGFLPEDKFSRILTEPVFRDPGPRRRGRRPRSEVVKAAGAIPDSPSAMGSLFMNGLISGMDLVSLQNLRNMQGFPLTGLVGFPHGFATALPAGEEGKGGLNMLPMMLHGMAAVQPHMFSVSGLLKPAATAAISSTTVTSSSTSPSSCGAEKDPADAPKREESEEKQSATSTSSHPEPTVTASGPLAFNPFLIPGMSHGLLYPHMFLPHGVSMALPGVQQASSSGESPKSKKRKVKEDEAGCKATSQTESPPETQNQTSTEQEPPPLPAGDCAEQTAEEGEGLL, translated from the exons GCCCAGGGCCTCAGGACCGTCCAATCACTGCATGGTGCATGCCAAGCCGGGCCTGGGTCAGGACCCCGCTCCTTCCGTGAACGGCATCGAGGACGACGGCGGAGGCAGCAGGGTGAAGAAGAAACGAAAGAAAAAAGAGGAGAAGGAGCCGGGCGGGGGGGCAGCGGCGAAGGGGACGAGCCAGAAAGAACCCAAACCAAAGAAAAAGAGGGAGCTCAAAGAAGAAGGGAAGGAACAGAAAAAAGACAAGCAGCCCAAGGAGGCGAAAAAGGGCAAGgagctgaagcagcagaaagaaccCAAGAAGACGAGGAAACCGCGGGAGACGAAGGGTCCCAAGGAGAAGAGAACTGCCGCTGCCACGAGCCCCAAGAGCAGGGGCCGGAAACCCAG CAAAGATCAGGGCCAAACTCCTgtggagaagaagaagaaggggaAGAGGAAAAGTGAGACCCCTGCGGACTCCTTGGATTCTGACGAGAACGTTTCTCTGACTCTCCAAATCCCCAGTGCAGAGGAGACCACTGATTCCACAGACGGGCAG AAGCGCCGCTCAGGCCGGCAAGTGAAGCGGAGGAAATATAACGAGGATCTGGATTTCAAAGTGGTCGACGACGATGGAGAAACGATCGCTGTGCTGGGAACAGGGAGAGTGCCGGCGCTGCCTTCATCCACACTGGCGTGGCAATCCGAG GAGCCCCCGGAAGATGAAGCCAACATCATTGAGAGGATCCTGTCAGCTCGTTGGGTGAATAACGAG ACTTCTCCTGGTGAGCCGACCCTGCAGGCTGAAGAGTTCTATGTCAAGTACAGGAATTT CTCCTACCTGCACTGTAAGTGGGCCACGCTTGAAGAGCTGGAGAAGGACCCTAGGATCAGTCAGAAAATCAAGCGCTTCAGGAACAAACAGGcacaaatgaaacacattttcaccgAG CCTGACGAGGACCTGTTCAATCCAGACTACATTGAAGTGGACAGAGTGTTGGAAGTAGCCCACACAAAGGATACAGAGACTGGGGAG GGAGTTACCCATTATTTGGTGAAGTGGTGCTCCCTATCCTATGAAGAGAGTACCTGGGAGTTACAGGAGGATGTGGATCCAGGAAAAATCAAAGAGTTTGAGGACATCCAGAAGATCCCTGCCGTAAAGCACATG GAGCGCCCGGCCGCAGACACATGGCAGAAGCTGGAGCGCTCGCGGGACTACAGGAACGCCAACGAGCTACGCGAGTACCAGCTGGAGGGGATGAACTGGCTGCTGTTCAACTGGTACAACAG AAAGAACTGTATCCTGGCGGATGAGATGGGCTTGGGGAAGACCATCCAGTCCATCACGTTCCTCTACGAAATATTCCTGCTGGGGATCCGAGGGCCGTTCCTCATCATCGCGCCCCTGTCCACCATCACCAACTGGGAGCGTGAGTTTCGCACCTGGACTGAGATGAATGCCATCGTGTACCACGGCAGCCAGATCAGCAGGCAGATGATCCAGCAGTATGAGATGCTGTATAAGGATGAGCAG GCTAACCCCATCCCGGGTTTGTTCAAGTTCCACGGGGTCATCACCACCTTCGAGATGATCCTGGCTGACTGCCCAGAGCTCAAGAAGATCCACTGGCGTTGCGTGGTGATCGACGAGGCTCACCGCCTCAAGAACAGGAACTGCAAGCTGCTGGAAGGGCTGAAACTCATGAACCTG GAACATAAAGTGCTGCTGACTGGCACCCCGCTACAGAACTCTGTGGAGGAGCTCTTCAGTCTCTTAAACTTCCTGGAGCCCATGCAGTTTCCCTCGGAAAACACCTTCCTGGAGGAATTTGGAGATCTTAAAACGGaggaacag GTGAAGAAGCTGCAGGCGCTCCTGAAGCCCATGATGCTGCGCAGGCTGAAGGACGATGTGGAGAAGAACCTGGCCCCGAAGGAGGAGACCATCATCGAGGTGGAGCTCACCAACATCCAGAAGAAATACTACCGAGCCATCCTGGAGAAGAACTTCACTTTCTTGGCCAAGGGGGCCAACCAGCACAACATGCCCAACCTTATCAACACCATGATGGAGCTGCGCAAGTGCTGTAACCACCCCTACCTGATAACCG GCGCGGAGGAGAAGATCCTGGAGGATTTCCGGAAGAACCACAGCCCCGAAGCCTGGGACTTCCAGCTGCAGGCCATGATCCAGGCTGCGGGGAAGCTGGTACTCATCAACAAGCTGCTGCCCAAGCTGATCGCCGGCGGACACAAGGTGCTCATCTTCTCTCAGATGGTGCGCTGCCTGGACATCCTGGAGGACTACCTCATCCAGAGACG GTACACCTATGAGCGCATCGACGGGAGAGTTCGAGGGAACCTTCGCCAGGCCGCTATCGATCGGTTCTGCAAAGTGGATTCGGACCGGTTTGTATTTCTGCTGTGCACAAGAGCAGGGGGCCTCGGCATCAACCTGACAGCTGCTGACACCTGCATCATCTTCGACTCAGACTGGAACCCACAGAACGACCTGCAG GCTCAGGCCCGCTGCCACAGAATAGGCCAGAGCAAAGCGGTCAAGGTGTATCGCCTGATCACCAGGAACTCCTATGAAAGGGAGATGTTCGACAAAGCCAGCCTGAAGCTTGGGCTGGACAAAGCAGTGCTGCAGGACATCAACAAAAAGGGAAGCACCAACGGG GTGCAGCAGCTGTCCAAGATGGAGGTGGAGGACCTCCTGCGCAAGGGGGCATACGGAGCCCTAATGGACGAGGAGGACGAGGGCTCCAAGTTCTGCGAGGAAGACATTGACCAGATCCTGCAGCGCCGAACGCGGACCATCACCATCCAGACCGAGGGAAAGGGATCCACCTTCGCCAAG GCAAGCTTTGTATCTTCAGGAAACAGAACTGACATTTCTTTAGACGACCCGAACTTTTGGCAGAAGTGGGCGAAAATAGCAGAGCTGGAACTCGATTCCAAAGATGAAAAG GTGAGCTTGGTGATCGACACCCCGCGCGTGCGAAAGCAGACCCGACACTACAACTCCTTCGAGGACGACGAGCTGATGGAGTTCTCCGAGCTGGAGAGCGACTCCGAGGACCGGCCGTCCCGAACCCGCCGCCTGAACGAGAGGAACCGCCGCTACATGCGGGCCGAGTGCTTCCGGGTCGAGAAGAACCTGCTCATATTCGG ctgGGGCCGCTGGAAGGACATCCTGACCCACGGCAGGTTCAAGTGGCACTTGGTGGAGAAGGACATGGAGCTGATCTGCCGAGCGCTGCTGGTCTACTGCGTCAAACACTACAAAGGAGATGAGAAGATCAAGAGCTTCATCTGGGACCTCATCACCCCCACCAAGGACGGGCACAGCCAGGACCTGCAGAACCACTCCG GCTTGTCTGCGCCGGTTCCCAGGGGGAGGAAGGGGAAGAAGCTGAAGAATCCCTTGTCCCTGCCGGAGACAAAGAGCGCAGACTGGCTGCTCAGCTGCAACCCAGAGATCCTGCTTCACGACGACAGCTACAAGAAGCACCTCAAGCAGCACTGTAACAG GGTTCTGCTCCGAGTGAGGATGCTGTACTACCTGAAGGCGGAAGTGCTGGGAGAGGCGGCTGTCAAATCTTTAGAAGGCATTCCCAGTCG cgACCTGGATGTGCTGCTCCCTGATATTGACTACCTGGAGATTCCAGCGGAGTGGTGGGACGGGGACGCTGATAAATCTCTGCTTATAGGCGTCCACAAGCATG GGTATGAAAGATACCATGCCATGCGGACAGACCCCAAGCTGTGCTTCCTGGAGAGGGTGGGGATGCCTGATGAAGTGGAGCAGGGGGTTGCAGACGTGCTCAGTGAGAG gagcGACACGAGTAAAGAAGATGACTTGGTCAACAAGGAGGCTGTGGAGTGCGATAAAGACTTGGCTGAG GAGGAAGCTGTCGTCTGTAACGAAGCCGAAGACAAAGTAGAAAATGTCACTGCGG CCCCGGACTGCTCCGATCAAGACAGACCCGTGTGGCCGGTTCCTTCCTCCTTGACCGCGAGACTGCGCCGGCTGATCACTGCGTACCAGCGTTTCAACCGGAAGGAGCTGATTCGGAGTGAGTTCCTGGTGCCAGACGGCCACGGCACCTGGCATCTTTCCGAGGAAATGAGGAGGAGAGTCGTGGAGCCGGACCCCCTGTTCCTGGAGCTGCAGAACAG GTGGACCAGAAGGGAACAGGCAGATTTCTACCGGACGGTCTCTTCCTTTGGAGTGGTTTTCGACCCGGAAAAGAAGTGCTTTGACTGGACGCAGTTCAGGATGTTCGCTCGGTTAGAGAGAAAGACAGACCAGAGCCTGGAGAGGTATTTCCACAGCTTCGTGGCCATGTGTCGCTGCTCCTGCCGACTGCCTCCCAGGAAAGACGAAG GGCCGCTGGACCAGCCCGTGTACGTGGAGCCGATCACGGAGGAGCGAGCGGCGCGGACGCTGTACCGGATGGAGCTGCTGCGGAAGGTGCGCGAGCAAGTCCTCCGGCACCCCGAGCTGGCGTCGCGGCTCCAGCTGTGCCAACCCAGTCTCTACCTCCCCGTGTGGTGGGAGTGTGGCAAACACGACCGGGACCTCCTGATCGGGGCCGCCAAGCACGGGCTGAGCCGCACGGACTACTACATCCTCAACGACCCCCAGCTCTACTTCCTGGAGGCGCACAGGAACTACGTGCAGAAGGAGAAGCAGCGCCACCCCGGCCACGCCCTGGCGCGTTGCTGCCTCTACGATGCCAATGTCAGCCAGTGCGCCTCCCCGTTCCCTTACCCAGGGACCCACCATGCCATGGAGGCTGCAGGGAGCATCATGGACCCCTGTGTTGGGGAGGTGGGGCCGGGCAGTAAGGATGTGTTCATGGAGGACTCGATGAGTCTGGCTTCTCTTCACCACGATGAGACCTTGGGGGCAGGTAACGCACTACACGGAAAAGCTTTGAAAGACTCGTCCAACGCTTTCCCTTTTAACACGGACACTGGGGGGCAGAGCATGCTGAATACGTACAGCGTGCAAGCCGACGCGCAGGCTGTCGCAGGCAAGCTGCACGTAGATTCTTTAGGGAATGAGCAGAACCACTGCGAGGCCGATCTGATGGCACCGTCGGGCAGCCTGGATGAGATGCAGACACAGTGGGACAGCACGGAGCATTCCAACGCAGCGGATATATTTAACGAATCAGGAGCGATCCTCGGGGCGCAGACCCTGGAGTCAGAGTTCCTAGATTCAGCCCAGCCAGCCGAGGAAAGAGCAGAAAGCTCCCTACCAGACTGCATGACCATGCCGAGCTTGAACTCCCAAGGCAATAGTATGGAGCTTTTACCATCCAGCTTCATGCTGTTTAAGGAAATAACTGGTCCAGTTAATGTTCAAGACGAGCCTGAAGTTCCAGGCATATGCGTTGATCCCTGTGCAACCGACTATGTACCTTCTGTCACTGTGACGGACCTCAAAATGAACCACGACTGTGAGGACCATGTACAGGAGAACATCAGCGAACCTGTGGAAAAGCTGAGCGATTCTGACGTCACCCAGAGCGCGCCAAGCCTGTGCGATGGCAGTGAGAGTGTAAACCTGGAGTTCGACAAGGACTATCTCTCGCATGATGACCAGAGTAACGTAGAAGAGCCcgaggagggacagagggaggctGGACAAGGCTGTGTCTGTGACGTTGGAGATGAAAATACCCTCAGCAGTCAAACCTACGAAGGAGCAGACCAGGCGTCTCCCGCGTTCTCGGTTCTGGAGGCTCCCCCTGCATCGTCGGGATCGGAGTCGGTTGGGGAGTTGAGAGCGGGGGAGTACAGCGAAGACCAGCACTTCACAGACAATAAGCCCATAAAATCAGAGGCTGGAGCTGGTCTGATAGCACCCAGACAAGAAGAGATGGGGCTGTTTGCCCTGAATGATGAAAAACCCCAACCCACAG CTGTTCCTGTGGAGAGCTGTGAAGATGATGCCTCTGCCCACGCTGCTTGCTTTGAGATCCAGGAGGGGCTTCTCCAGGACATCCGGGAGCCCACCATCGCTCAGCTGCTGCAGGAGAAAGCGCTTTACTCCTTCTCTGAGTGGCCAAAG GATCGGGTGATCATCAACCGGATCGATAACATCTGCCACGCCATCCTGAAGGGGAAATGGCCATCTTCTAGTCAGCAGTTTGACTCTCCGAGCTCTGTGTCTGCCCAGAGCTGTGCGAACAGCATCGCTCACAGAAACAATGTCCTGTCCGCGCGGGTCCCTGCGACCCAGAGCCTGAGCTTCAGCATTGGGGCTGGCGTCCCTCAACTCGCCAAG GATGGGTTGGTGGGCATGTCATTCATGCGGGACCCCAGGAGAAGCCGGCGGGGGTTTGAGTTTGAATCGGAGGCAACCTCCAAGCAGGGCAGGATGGAGAAGATCCCGGTGGTTCTGAATGGCTGGCAGGAGGCTGCCATGGACCTCTCGAAGGCGGGGGACCTGTCTGCGGGCAGCTCCCCCAAGCTGGCCTCCGCTGGCCCCCGGCAGAGCTCACTGGGACTGGACATGGCCGGGATCCTGCAGGCCGGCCTCATTCACCCCGTCACCGGGCAGATCGTCAACGGTAACTTGCGCAGGGATGACGCCGTCTTGAGGAGGAGGCGGGGCCGCAGGAAGAACGTGGAAGGGGTGGACCTGCGATTCGCCAAAAACAGAAGCCTTCAGAGTCAGGAGCAG AATGGTCAGGAGGGTCCAGGCCTGCCTTGCTCTGGGCCCGTGCCGTCTGACAGGCGAAACCCTGCCACACAAACTCAAGAAACACAGAGTGTGGTGATGGAAAGGGAGGTCGCCAACAAGAGCCTGCTGGAGTGGCTCAGGCAAAATCCCAACTACACAATGGAGATGCCCGCCTTCTCCCAT AACGTTGGGATCTTGCACGGCTTTGCGGAGCGACCCAAGCAGAGGAGGCATCGCTGCAAAGACCCCAGCAAGCTGGACGTGAACTCGCTGACCGGAGAGGAGAGGGTCCCTGTGGTGCACAAGGGCACAGGGAGGAGG CTGGGAGGCGCAATGGCTCCAGCTATTAAGGAGTTGTCCCGGTGGCTGGATGCCAATGCAGAGTATGCTGTGACATCAGATTGGGCTGAGATCGTCAAACACTCC GGGTTTCTTCCGGAAGACAAGTTCAGCCGCATCCTCACTGAGCCAGTCTTCAGAGACCCGGGCCCCAGGAGAAGAGGCAGGCGTCCCCGGAGCGAGGTGGTCAAGGCAGCTGGAGCCATCCCAGACTCCCCTTCTGCGATGGGGTCCTTGTTCATGAACGGACTGATCAGCGGCATGGACTTGGTGAGCCTCCAGAACCTGAGGAACATGCAGGGGTTCCCCTTGACTGGACTTGTGGGCTTCCCTCATGGGTTTGCCACAGCGCTCCCTGCTGGGGAGGAGGGCAAGGGCGGGCTGAACATGTTGCCCATGATGCTGCATGGCATGGCCGCTGTCCAGCCACACATGTTCAGCGTCAGCGGACTCCTGAAGCCGGCAGCCACTGCAGCGATCAGCAGCACCACCGTCACCAGCAGCAGCACATCGCCCTCTTCCTGCGGGGCGGAGAAGGACCCTGCGGACGCACCCAAAAGAGAGGAGTCAGAGGAGAAGCAGAGTGCCACCAGCACCAGCAGCCACCCTGAGCCCACAGTAACTGCGAGCGGACCGCTAGCTTTCAATCCTTTCCTGATCCCGGGCATGTCTCATGGGCTGCTGTACCCGCACATGTTCCTCCCACATGGCGTCAGCATGGCGCTGCCCGGCGTGCAGCAGGCCAGCTCCTCGGGTGAGAGCCCCAAGAGCAAGAAGAGGAAAGTGAAGGAGGACGAAGCTGGGTGCAAAGCCACCTCTCAGACTGAATCCCCTCCAGAGACCCAGAACCAAACCAGCACAGAACAGGAGCCGCCCCCGCTGCCCGCAGGGGACTGTGCAGAGCAAACAGctgaggagggggaggggttaCTATAG